TGGCAGGTTTTTTTACCATTTTCCAAGTCGCTTATAAAACGCAGCCCAGTACCAGAAGTTAGAGAAAGATCGGCCTGTGTAACTCCCATAGCTTTGCGTGTATTTCTGACAATGTTGCCAATTTGCTCTGGTGTGGATTTCATATCAGTGCTTCCGCTCAATATTACCGTACAGTAATATTAGCTAACTTTTTG
The Alphaproteobacteria bacterium CG11_big_fil_rev_8_21_14_0_20_39_49 DNA segment above includes these coding regions:
- a CDS encoding transcriptional regulator, yielding MKSTPEQIGNIVRNTRKAMGVTQADLSLTSGTGLRFISDLENGKKTCQFGKVLTVLHTLGIKIEFK